One region of Rhipicephalus sanguineus isolate Rsan-2018 unplaced genomic scaffold, BIME_Rsan_1.4 Seq9567, whole genome shotgun sequence genomic DNA includes:
- the LOC119378749 gene encoding exodeoxyribonuclease has translation MATMTASFSRPFAAFASLLCSSEVERTRNLYRCASVFVAMGKSDAKKTSKRKRGGDGEATEPEHSAAANNAQETSKKPKSEAGEQAGSGDVAKKPWNLKLCSWNVNGVRAWLGKEGLEYLKKEQPDVFAIQETKCSDSKLPTEIKNVDGYHSYFLAGDQEGYSGVGLLSKIKPLDVKYGIGVEKHDKEGRVITAEFEKFYLVAVYVPNAGKKLVRLDYRMEWDKDFRAYLKELETKKPVVLCGDMNVAHQGIDLANPKTNKKNAGFTQEERDGFTTLLDTGFVDSFRHLYPDKKGAYTFWTYMMNARAKNVGWRLDYFILSNALESNISDSLIHSEVMGSDHCPVVLLLNI, from the coding sequence ATGGCAACTATGACGGCGTCCTTTTCGCGCCCGTTTGCGGCTTTCGCTTCTCTGCTGTGCTCGTCGGAGGTAGAGAGAACGAGAAATTTGTACCGCTGCGCAAGTGTATTTGTCGCAATGGGAAAATCGGATGCCAAAAAGACGTCAAAGAGGAAGCGAGGTGGAGACGGGGAAGCGACAGAACCGGAACACAGCGCCGCTGCGAACAACGCGCAAGAAACGTCAAAGAAGCCCAAATCTGAAGCCGGCGAGCAAGCTGGCAGCGGTGACGTTGCCAAAAAGCCGTGGAACTTGAAACTATGCTCCTGGAACGTCAATGGAGTGCGCGCCTGGCTTGGGAAAGAGGGACTGGAATACCTAAAGAAGGAGCAACCCGACGTCTTTGCCATCCAGGAGACCAAGTGCTCCGATTCGAAGTTGCCCACGGAAATCAAGAACGTGGACGGCTATCATTCGTACTTTTTAGCTGGGGACCAGGAAGGTTATTCTGGAGTCGGGCTTTTGTCGAAAATAAAACCGCTGGACGTCAAGTACGGCATCGGTGTGGAAAAGCACGATAAGGAAGGGAGGGTGATAACGGCAGAGTTCGAGAAATTCTATCTCGTCGCCGTTTACGTTCCTAACGCCGGGAAAAAGTTAGTGCGGTTAGATTACCGCATGGAGTGGGACAAAGACTTTCGCGCCTACTTGAAGGAACTGGAGACCAAAAAGCCGGTCGTTCTGTGCGGCGACATGAACGTCGCGCATCAAGGGATCGATCTCGCAAACCCCAAAACGAACAAAAAGAATGCAGGCTTTACCCAAGAGGAACGCGACGGCTTTACGACTCTGCTGGACACCGGATTCGTGGACTCGTTCAGGCACCTCTATCCGGACAAGAAAGGAGCGTACACCTTTTGGACTTACATGATGAACGCAAGGGCGAAGAATGTTGGCTGGAGGCTGGACTACTTCATTCTGTCCAATGCCTTAGAGAGCAACATTAGTGACAGCTTGATCCACAGCGAGGTGATGGGTAGTGACCATTGTCCAGTTGTTTTGTTGCTGAACATTTGA